A genome region from Brassica oleracea var. oleracea cultivar TO1000 chromosome C2, BOL, whole genome shotgun sequence includes the following:
- the LOC106324188 gene encoding disease resistance-like protein CSA1, translated as MVTTSSYSNVNVGPEVFINFRGEELRENFVSHLYKALRQSGINAFIDSDMVPGDKLITLFKTIEESKIALAILSSKYTASQWCLEELVKIMECSTNGEGCKNLVVIPIFYKLSTSIVDKLEGEFGVNLLNVWREPGGARESRIVKWNAALQDMLSRAALIYDGSMYENAFVARIVEKVNDARSLIWSQSQANPNLQKRGVEEIPNPPKFYNIALSSAEPGEQRLKQLEEKLHMDSLDCNEDETRVLGIFGMAGIGKTYLAKKLFFKLETKLCRALIIEFDCDNSNQLEKRLVEGLLKKDYPSLIFAGENSLEDWKNLLIEKKVVVVFDNVSDKKHLEPLMGNCDWIKKGSRIVITTRDKSLTEGLTVSDLYEVPGLNEREGLELFKAQIGTTLEGNYLELSRKYVDYTGGNPLALEAFGEEIRGKDEDHWEARLRTLSKVSSEKIGKVLRTCFDGLNQKQKDAFLDIAIFFRSKDDDYIKSLLESFDPDTSKAGNNFRELLDKFLIGVSDGRVEMNNLLLTMAMELVEASGGKYLLLPSDSAGSNTDALKNKEVSLRQQGKDKVRGIILDMSNMEEKPLDNQAFVSMSSLLYLKVYYSLCPTHSKAGCKLNLPDGIYFPKDNILRCLDWMRFPGKELPSDFEPMNLIDLRLPYSKIKCVWDCAKVAPKLKWVDLSHSSELTSISSLSDVPNLLRLNLEGCTSLKELPEEMKKMKKLVFLNLRGCTSLLSLPKITLDSLKTLILSGCSKFLTFQVISESLETLYLNGTAIDGLPPAICNLHRLNFLNLKDCVNLATLPDCLGKLKSLQELKLSRCSKLEVFPDVKEIMESLRVLLLDGTSITEMPSSVIYLSSLRRLCLSRNDKISSLKFDMGHMYHLKWLELKYCTNLTSLPRLPPNLQCLNAHGCTSLRTVASPLDLLMSTEQIHYTFIFTNCHEMEQGSKNDIISYIQKKSELMSDDRYNQDFVFKALISTCFPGCDIPAWFNHQALGSILKMELPKDCNTGRFVGVALSVVVSFKEYKQQNNSTLQVKCTCEFTNASLSPESFIVGGWSEPGEEPHMVESDHVFIGYTTWFNIKKRQQLSSANEIFLRFEVTNGTSAVAECEVMKSGFSLVYEVEVAEHTSWEATSKLEKRISYKEDGYPSATPTKADSKRFDSILNIFRKAQ; from the exons ATGGTGACAACTTCTTCATATTCCAACGTCAACGTAGGACCAGAAGTGTTCATCAACTTCCGAGGAGAAGAGCTGCGAGAGAATTTCGTCTCCCATCTCTATAAGGCATTGCGCCAGAGTGGGATCAATGCTTTCATAGACTCTGATATGGTTCCGGGCGATAAACTCATAACCCTTTTCAAAACAATCGAGGAGTCCAAGATAGCGTTGGCGATTTTATCGAGCAAGTACACGGCGTCACAATGGTGTCTGGAGGAGCTGGTGAAGATAATGGAATGTAGCACAAATGGGGAAGGATGCAAAAATCTAGTGGTCATTCCAATCTTCTACAAGCTGTCTACATCTATCGTCGATAAGCTTGAAGGTGAATTTGGTGTTAACCTATTGAATGTGTGGAGGGAACCAGGTGGTGCACGAGAGAGCCGGATTGTGAAGTGGAATGCGGCTTTGCAGGATATGCTGAGCAGAGCGGCTTTGATATATGACGGAAGCATGTAC GAGAATGCTTTCGTGGCTAGGATCGTTGAGAAGGTAAATGATGCCCGATCCCTAATTTGGTCGCAAAGTCAAGCAAACCCTAACTTACAAAAGAGAGGAGTAGAAGAAATCCCTAACCCTCCAAAATTCTATAACATAGCATTAAGCAGTGCTGAACCAGGAGAACAACGCCTGAAACAGTTGGAGGAGAAGTTGCATATGGACTCATTGGACTGCAATGAAGACGAAACTCGTGTTCTTGGAATTTTCGGGATGGCTGGTATCGGCAAAACCTATCTCGCGAAGAAACTCTTCTTCAAGCTTGAGACGAAGCTTTGCCGTGCCTTGATTATTGAGTTCGACTGCGATAACTCGAATCAATTGGAGAAGAGACTCGTGGAAGGTTTATTGAAGAAAGATTATCCCAGTTTAATATTCGCTGGTGAGAATTCACTTGAAGACTGGAAGAATCTTCTAATCGAGAAGAAAGTCGTGGTTGTATTCGATAACGTTAGTGACAAGAAACATTTGGAGCCGCTAATGGGGAACTGTGACTGGATTAAGAAGGGGAGCAGGATCGTTATCACGACACGGGACAAGTCATTGACCGAGGGATTAACTGTATCTGATCTCTACGAGGTTCCTGGACTGAATGAGAGAGAGGGTTTAGAGCTCTTCAAGGCTCAAATCGGCACTACTCTTGAGGGGAACTACCTGGAGCTGTCGAGAAAGTATGTAGATTATACAGGAGGCAACCCATTAGCTCTTGAGGCATTCGGTGAGGAGATTCGTGGGAAAGACGAGGATCACTGGGAAGCAAGACTTAGAACACTCTCAAAAGTTTCCAGTGAGAAGATTGGGAAGGTGTTGAGAACCTGTTTCGATGGACTAAACCAGAAGCAGAAAGATGCGTTTCTTGATATAGCCATTTTCTTTAGATCAAAAGATGATGACTACATCAAAAGCTTACTTGAATCTTTTGACCCTGACACATCAAAAGCTGGGAATAATTTTAGAGAGCTTTTAGACAAGTTCTTGATTGGCGTATCGGATGGCCGAGTAGAGATGAATAATCTACTATTGACAATGGCTATGGAGCTCGTTGAAGCAAGTGGAGGAAAATATTTGTTACTTCCATCAGATTCTGCAGGATCTAATACTGATGCCCTGAAAAACAAGGAGGTAAGTTTGAGAC AACAGGGAAAAGACAAGGTTAGAGGTATTATCTTAGACATGTCTAATATGGAGGAGAAGCCCTTAGACAACCAAGCTTTTGTAAGTATGAGTAGTCTACTCTACCTGAAAGTCTACTACTCCCTCTGTCCTACGCACTCTAAAGCGGGGTGCAAGTTGAACTTACCAGACGGAATTTACTTCCCAAAAGATAACATCCTCAGATGTCTTGACTGGATGAGATTCCCCGGGAAAGAACTTCCATCAGACTTTGAGCCAATGAATCTTATCGATCTTAGGTTGCCTTACAGCAAGATTAAGTGTGTGTGGGACTGTGCTAAG GTAGCACCGAAACTGAAGTGGGTCGATCTAAGTCACTCCAGTGAGTTAACTTCCATTTCAAGTCTATCAGATGTGCCAAATCTTTTAAGATTAAACCTGGAAGGCTGCACGAGTTTGAAGGAGTTACCTGAGGAGATGAAAAAGATGAAGAAACTTGTTTTCCTGAACCTAAGAGGATGCACAAGTCTCTTGTCTCTGCCAAAGATCACTCTGGATTCCCTGAAGACTCTCATTCTCAGTGGCTGCTCAAAGTTCCTGACATTCCAAGTGATTTCAGAAAGTCTAGAAACTCTGTACTTAAACGGCACTGCAATAGATGGACTTCCTCCAGCCATTTGTAATCTCCACAGACTCAACTTCTTGAATTTGAAAGACTGTGTAAATCTGGCTACTCTTCCTGATTGTCTTGGGAAGCTGAAATCTCTTCAAGAACTAAAACTCTCTCGTTGCTCAAAGCTTGAGGTCTTCCCCGATGTTAAGGAGATCATGGAAAGCTTGCGGGTATTACTGCTTGATGGAACATCAATAACGGAGATGCCAAGTAGTGTTATCTACTTATCCTCCCTGCGGCGTCTATGCTTAAGCAGGAATGACAAAATAAGCAGCCTAAAATTTGACATGGGTCACATGTACCATCTGAAGTGGCTCGAGTTGAAGTATTGTACTAATCTCACATCTCTTCCGAGACTTCCACCTAATCTTCAGTGCTTAAATGCACATGGCTGCACTTCGCTAAGGACAGTCGCCAGTCCCCTAGACCTTCTGATGTCGACCGAGCAGATTCATTACACCTTCATTTTCACTAATTGTCATGAAATGGAACAAGGCTCAAAGAATGATATCATATCTTATATCCAAAAGAAAAGCGAGTTGATGTCAGATGATCGATATAATCAG GATTTTGTTTTCAAAGCCTTGATCAGTACTTGCTTTCCTGGATGTGACATACCCGCATGGTTCAACCACCAAGCATTGGGATCAATCTTAAAGATGGAGCTTCCTAAAGATTGTAATACAGGCAGATTTGTCGGGGTAGCTCTATCTGTTGTAGTCTCGTTTAAGGAGTACAAACAACAAAACAACAGTACTCTCCAAGTGAAATGCACTTGTGAGTTCACTAACGCATCCTTGAGCCCGGAAAGTTTCATAGTTGGCGGTTGGTCGGAACCAGGGGAGGAGCCACATATGGTTGAGTCGGACCATGTATTCATTGGCTACACCACATGGTTCAATATCAAGAAACGTCAACAGCTTTCATCAGCTAATGAAATTTTCCTTAGATTTGAAGTGACAAATGGTACAAGTGCGGTTGCAGAGTGCGAGGTGATGAAGTCTGGCTTCTCTTTGGTTTATGAGGTTGAAGTAGCTGAGCATACATCTTGGGAGGCAACTTCAAAGTTGGAGAAAAGAATCTCTTATAAAGAAGATGGTTACCCAAGCGCTACTCCAACCAAAGCTGACTCTAAAAGGTTTGATAGTATCTTAAACATATTTAGAAAAGCACAATGA
- the LOC106324187 gene encoding probable serine/threonine-protein kinase At1g54610, translating into MDHDLLGLSSLPGAKFSEPQVKCYMQQLLSGLEHCHSRGVLHRDIKGSNLLIDRNGVLKIADFGLATFFDPAKTIPLTSHVVTLWYRPPELLLGASHCGVGVDLWSTGCILGELYAGKPILPGKTEVEQLHKIFKLCGSPSESYWRKHNLPSSAGFRSRVPYRRKLSQMFKDFPTSVLLLLETLLSIDPDHGSSADSALESEVTGGRGIRFVFANIP; encoded by the exons ATGGATCATGATCTCTTAGGACTTTCTTCACTCCCCGGTGCTAAGTTCTCAGAGCCTCAG GTTAAATGTTACATGCAACAACTTCTAAGTGGGCTTGAACATTGTCACAGCCGTGGTGTTCTTCATCGAGATATAAAAGGCTCAAATCTTCTGATCGACCGTAATGGAGTCTTGAAGATAGCAGACTTCGGGTTAGCAACTTTCTTTGACCCTGCCAAAACTATACCATTGACTAGCCATGTTGTCACTCTTTGGTACCGACCACCAGAGCTTTTGCTTGGAGCTTCTCATTGCGGTGTTGGAGTTGATCTTTGGAGCACAGGTTGCATCTTAGGTGAATTATATGCTGGTAAACCGATCCTACCTGGAAAAACCGAG GTAGAACAGTTGCATAAAATCTTCAAGCTATGTGGTTCACCATCAGAAAGTTACTGGAGAAAACATAACTTACCGTCTTCAGCTGGATTCAGAAGTAGGGTTCCTTATAGGCGGAAACTATCACAGATGTTTAAGGACTTTCCCACGAGTGTTCTTTTGCTTTTAGAGACTTTACTCTCTATAGACCCTGATCACGGGAGCTCTGCAGATAGTGCCCTTGAGAGTGAGGTTACTGGAGGCAGAGGTATCCGCTTTGTGTTTGCGAATATCCCATGA